Proteins encoded by one window of Flavobacterium sp. N502540:
- a CDS encoding ABC transporter permease — MNRLISIELQKIWKNKASRVLTLTYFILLSFIALMASIKFDIGPFKFHLAEMGIFNFPFIWHFNTYVAALLKLFLAIVIVSMMANEYSYGTLKQNLIDGLSKKEFILSKFLTVVLFALGSTIFVFIMSLILGFCFSSYTEFDVILMDLDYLLAFFVKLTGFFAFCLFLGILVKRSAFALGFLLVWSIIEGIVKGVLIFKIFPDSSVGHSIMNFFPLEAMSNLIIEPFTRLSVIRSIGTQIGVENTKDYGVHYTSIIIVLIWTFLFVYFSYKLLKKRDL; from the coding sequence ATGAACAGACTAATTTCTATAGAACTACAAAAAATCTGGAAAAACAAAGCCAGCCGAGTCCTCACTTTAACTTATTTCATACTGCTTTCGTTCATCGCTTTAATGGCTTCGATCAAATTTGACATAGGCCCTTTTAAATTCCATTTGGCAGAAATGGGTATTTTCAACTTCCCTTTCATTTGGCATTTCAATACTTATGTAGCCGCCTTACTTAAACTTTTCCTTGCAATCGTAATTGTTTCTATGATGGCCAATGAATACAGTTACGGAACTTTAAAACAAAACTTAATTGACGGTTTAAGCAAAAAAGAATTCATTTTATCCAAATTTCTCACAGTTGTACTATTTGCATTAGGCTCGACTATTTTTGTGTTTATAATGAGTTTGATTCTTGGATTTTGCTTTTCATCTTATACCGAATTTGATGTTATTCTGATGGATTTGGATTATCTTCTTGCCTTTTTCGTAAAACTCACAGGCTTTTTCGCATTCTGTTTGTTCTTAGGAATTTTAGTAAAACGCTCGGCTTTTGCCTTAGGTTTTCTTTTGGTATGGAGTATAATAGAAGGAATTGTGAAAGGAGTTTTGATCTTTAAGATTTTCCCTGACAGTTCAGTAGGTCACTCAATCATGAATTTTTTCCCGTTGGAAGCTATGTCAAATCTAATCATTGAGCCTTTTACAAGATTATCCGTAATTCGTTCAATAGGAACACAAATCGGAGTAGAAAACACCAAAGATTATGGCGTACACTATACCTCGATTATAATCGTTCTGATCTGGACATTCTTATTTGTTTACTTCTCATACAAGCTATTAAAAAAGAGAGATTTGTAG
- a CDS encoding T9SS type B sorting domain-containing protein, producing MNYFKILSLVYFVCLLSLKVNAQNISIDDTRTPEDLAKNVLINSACINVASVNATGNPANTGKSYAYFNSGGGSFPFSGGIVLSTSPSTNASGPFIRSNSIGDTNDKWLGDSDLDQALNNNKSKQATVLEFDFIALANSISFNYIFASNEYQTYYPCIYSDGFAFLIKEAGTSDPYKNLAVLPNTTTPVASTTVHTKIEPAFANGTNYPGCDPLNENFFNGYNTINSPINYAGQTVVMNAHTDVIPNKKYHLKLVIADDPTGQYNSAVFIEAGSFISRINLGTNRTIADKNPACFGEDITLDTHLDSNLYTFKWFKETTPDNYVEISPAETGSAYTVTTSGNYKVEATLIGTTCVATGKIKIEFAPEILSTNTSLVQCDDDTDGLSVFDLTKVANIVKNNVAETLNKGYYESLADAQTKTNPISTPEKYNNKSQNQVIYVRLENQYGCSKIAEVTLQISNTTIAPQNPFATCDGDDKQDGFYQFDLNTQVTPQLSTGLSSAITFSYFLNANDALTTTNTLPSIFKNTTAFTQTIYAKATNGPDCYDILPITLVVNTFDPANFQDESKYLCKGEQITLDVATGFASYSWNTGASSNSITVNTAGDYSVLVKDVNGCEKTKKFKVILSEPALIIGADTKDFSGDENSVLIQYTGVGNYEFSLDGSFFQDAPLFTNVKPGVYNAIARDKNGCGLSNQYQVYIADYPRFFTPNGDGYNDLWLIKNSDQLPVYKIFIFDRYGKLLKQMDQNTLGWNGQFNNQQLPADDYWFNLQFVNGRVIKGHFSLKR from the coding sequence ATGAACTATTTTAAAATCTTATCACTAGTCTATTTTGTGTGTTTGCTCTCTTTAAAAGTAAACGCACAAAATATTAGTATAGACGATACGAGAACTCCTGAAGATTTAGCAAAAAATGTTTTAATTAACAGCGCTTGTATCAATGTTGCTAGTGTTAATGCAACTGGAAATCCCGCTAATACGGGTAAAAGTTATGCTTATTTTAATTCGGGTGGAGGTAGTTTTCCCTTTTCAGGAGGTATTGTTTTAAGTACATCACCAAGTACAAATGCTTCCGGTCCATTTATAAGATCAAACTCTATAGGCGATACTAACGATAAGTGGCTGGGTGACTCAGACTTAGACCAGGCCTTAAACAATAACAAGAGTAAACAGGCAACTGTTCTCGAATTTGATTTTATTGCTTTAGCCAACTCCATCAGCTTTAATTATATTTTTGCTTCAAACGAGTACCAAACCTACTATCCATGCATTTATTCTGATGGTTTTGCTTTTTTAATAAAAGAAGCAGGCACTAGCGATCCTTATAAAAATTTAGCCGTCTTACCCAATACAACAACCCCGGTTGCTTCTACAACAGTTCATACCAAAATTGAGCCCGCTTTTGCCAATGGTACCAACTATCCGGGATGTGACCCTTTAAATGAAAATTTTTTCAATGGCTACAATACCATTAATAGTCCTATAAATTACGCCGGGCAAACTGTAGTTATGAATGCCCATACAGATGTAATTCCCAACAAAAAATACCACTTAAAACTGGTAATTGCTGATGATCCGACTGGGCAATATAACTCGGCTGTTTTTATAGAAGCCGGTAGCTTTATTTCTAGAATAAATCTGGGGACCAACAGGACAATTGCCGATAAAAACCCAGCCTGTTTTGGAGAAGATATTACCTTAGATACACATCTGGACAGCAATCTTTACACTTTTAAATGGTTTAAAGAAACTACCCCTGATAACTATGTAGAAATTTCTCCGGCAGAAACCGGTTCTGCCTATACTGTAACAACCTCTGGCAATTATAAAGTTGAAGCCACACTAATAGGAACAACTTGTGTTGCCACCGGGAAAATTAAAATTGAGTTTGCTCCTGAAATTCTGTCCACCAATACCTCATTAGTGCAATGTGACGATGATACCGACGGACTATCAGTCTTTGACCTTACAAAGGTCGCTAATATTGTTAAAAACAATGTTGCCGAAACGCTGAACAAAGGGTACTACGAATCATTAGCTGATGCTCAAACTAAAACAAATCCAATTTCAACTCCTGAAAAGTACAATAATAAATCCCAAAATCAGGTCATTTATGTCCGACTTGAAAACCAATATGGCTGTAGTAAAATTGCAGAAGTAACGTTGCAAATTTCCAACACCACAATTGCCCCTCAAAATCCATTTGCAACTTGCGACGGAGATGACAAACAAGACGGGTTTTATCAATTTGATCTTAATACACAGGTAACTCCTCAACTTTCGACAGGCTTATCTTCGGCCATCACTTTCAGTTACTTTTTAAATGCAAATGATGCTCTGACAACTACAAATACATTACCTAGTATCTTTAAAAACACTACCGCTTTTACCCAAACCATTTATGCTAAAGCCACAAATGGACCCGATTGCTACGACATTCTTCCCATAACTCTGGTCGTAAACACTTTTGATCCCGCTAATTTTCAAGACGAATCAAAATACTTGTGTAAAGGTGAGCAGATTACCCTGGATGTCGCCACTGGTTTCGCCAGCTATTCATGGAATACCGGAGCTTCTTCGAACTCCATTACCGTAAACACCGCCGGTGATTATTCAGTACTTGTAAAAGACGTTAACGGCTGCGAAAAAACCAAAAAATTTAAAGTAATACTCTCCGAACCTGCACTTATAATCGGTGCAGATACAAAAGATTTCTCCGGCGATGAGAATTCAGTTTTAATTCAATACACAGGGGTTGGTAATTATGAATTTTCATTGGATGGAAGTTTTTTTCAGGATGCCCCATTATTCACTAATGTCAAACCCGGAGTTTACAATGCTATAGCAAGAGATAAAAACGGTTGCGGACTATCAAACCAATATCAGGTTTACATTGCAGACTACCCGAGATTCTTTACTCCAAATGGGGATGGTTATAATGATTTATGGCTAATTAAAAACTCCGATCAGCTTCCGGTTTACAAAATATTCATTTTTGATCGTTATGGGAAATTACTCAAACAAATGGATCAAAATACGCTGGGCTGGAACGGCCAGTTTAATAACCAGCAATTGCCAGCAGATGACTATTGGTTCAACCTTCAATTTGTTAATGGCAGAGTCATAAAAGGTCACTTCAGCTTAAAAAGGTAA
- the typA gene encoding translational GTPase TypA has product MESIRNIAIIAHVDHGKTTLVDKIMYHCQLFRDNENTGDLILDNNDLERERGITITSKNVSVQYKGTKINIIDTPGHADFGGEVERVLNMADGVCLLVDAFEGPMPQTRFVLQKAIDLGLKPCVVINKVDKENCTPEEVHEKVFDLMFELGAEEWQLDFPTVYGSAKNNWMSDHWENVTDNVEALLDMVVDNVPAPKVSEGNPQMLITSLDFSAFTGRIAIGRLERGVLKEGMPISLVKRDGAVTKSRIKELHTFEGLGRKKVTEVIAGDICAIVGVEGFEIGDTISDFENPEGLASIAIDEPTMSMLFTINDSPFFGKEGKFVTSRHIRERLTKELEKNLAMKLGETDSADKFMVFGRGVLHLSVLIETMRREGYELQIGQPQVIIKEIDGQKCEPIEELTIDLPENLSGRAVEFVTMRKGEMLSMETKGERMIVKFNIPSRGIIGLRNQLLTATAGEAIMAHRFIGYEPYKGEIAGRNKGSLISMEKGKAIPYSIDKLQDRGKFFVEPNAEIYEGQVIGENSRSDDMCVNVTKEKKQSNVRSSGADDKARIIPPIIFSLEEALEYIQKDEYVEVTPKSIRLRKIYLTETDRKRFKF; this is encoded by the coding sequence ATGGAATCTATTAGAAACATTGCAATTATTGCCCACGTCGATCACGGTAAAACCACTTTGGTTGATAAAATTATGTATCACTGTCAATTATTTCGTGACAACGAAAACACAGGTGATTTAATTCTTGATAATAACGATTTAGAGCGTGAGAGAGGTATTACTATTACTTCAAAGAACGTATCAGTTCAATATAAAGGAACAAAAATCAATATTATTGACACTCCTGGCCACGCGGATTTTGGAGGTGAAGTAGAACGTGTATTGAACATGGCCGATGGTGTATGTTTGCTAGTGGATGCTTTTGAAGGCCCAATGCCACAAACTCGTTTCGTATTACAAAAAGCGATTGACTTAGGTCTTAAGCCTTGCGTAGTTATCAATAAAGTGGACAAAGAAAACTGTACTCCTGAAGAAGTTCATGAAAAAGTTTTTGACTTAATGTTTGAATTAGGTGCTGAAGAATGGCAGTTGGATTTTCCAACAGTTTATGGTTCTGCTAAAAACAACTGGATGTCTGACCACTGGGAAAACGTAACGGATAATGTTGAAGCATTATTGGATATGGTTGTTGATAATGTACCTGCTCCTAAAGTTTCAGAAGGAAATCCTCAAATGTTGATTACATCTTTAGATTTCTCTGCTTTTACAGGACGTATTGCCATCGGTCGTTTAGAAAGAGGTGTCTTAAAAGAAGGAATGCCAATTTCTTTGGTAAAAAGAGATGGTGCCGTAACAAAATCAAGAATTAAGGAATTACATACTTTTGAAGGTCTTGGACGTAAAAAAGTAACAGAAGTAATTGCAGGAGATATTTGTGCTATTGTTGGTGTTGAAGGTTTCGAAATTGGTGATACTATTTCTGATTTTGAAAATCCTGAAGGTTTAGCATCTATTGCTATCGATGAGCCAACAATGAGTATGTTATTTACTATTAATGACTCTCCTTTCTTTGGTAAAGAAGGTAAATTTGTGACTTCTCGCCATATTAGAGAAAGATTGACAAAAGAATTAGAGAAAAACTTAGCGATGAAGTTAGGTGAAACTGATTCTGCTGATAAATTCATGGTTTTTGGTCGTGGAGTACTTCACTTATCTGTTCTTATTGAAACAATGAGAAGAGAAGGGTATGAGTTGCAAATTGGTCAGCCACAAGTTATCATCAAAGAAATTGATGGTCAAAAATGTGAGCCAATTGAGGAATTAACAATCGATTTGCCAGAGAATCTTTCAGGTAGAGCGGTAGAGTTTGTTACCATGCGTAAAGGTGAAATGTTGAGTATGGAAACTAAAGGGGAACGTATGATCGTTAAATTTAATATTCCATCACGTGGAATTATTGGATTGCGTAACCAATTACTTACTGCAACAGCTGGTGAAGCTATTATGGCACACCGTTTCATTGGATATGAGCCTTATAAAGGAGAAATTGCCGGACGTAACAAAGGTTCGTTAATTTCTATGGAAAAAGGAAAAGCTATTCCTTATTCTATTGATAAATTACAAGATCGTGGTAAGTTTTTTGTTGAACCAAATGCCGAAATTTACGAAGGTCAGGTAATTGGAGAAAACTCTCGTAGTGATGATATGTGTGTTAACGTAACGAAAGAGAAAAAACAATCTAACGTTCGTTCTTCCGGAGCAGATGATAAAGCGAGAATTATTCCTCCAATCATTTTCTCTTTAGAAGAAGCATTAGAGTACATTCAAAAAGATGAATATGTAGAGGTTACTCCAAAATCTATTCGTTTGAGAAAAATCTATTTGACAGAAACTGATAGAAAAAGATTTAAATTCTAA
- a CDS encoding ABC transporter ATP-binding protein, translating into METILTIENLHKRYGRIQALKNVSFEIQKGHVYGILGPNGSGKSTTLGIVLNVVNRTSGNYTWFGGKLQTHEALKKVGAIIERPNFYPYMTAEENLKLVCKIKSINYSKISEKLDLVGLSERKDSKFSTFSLGMKQRLAIASALLNDPEILILDEPTNGLDPQGIHQIRDIIRKIASQGTTILLASHLLDEVEKVCSHVVVLRKGEILYSGSVDGMSANEGFFELQSEDNLALKTILGTHPAVEKITEEDGKILVYLHSDLSASELNHFLFSKNIALSHLVKRKNSLEAQFLELTKNAIIQNN; encoded by the coding sequence TTGGAAACCATACTTACTATCGAGAATCTTCACAAAAGATACGGGCGTATTCAAGCCTTAAAAAATGTATCTTTTGAAATACAAAAAGGCCACGTTTATGGCATCTTAGGCCCTAACGGAAGCGGTAAATCGACCACTTTAGGAATTGTCCTGAATGTTGTAAACAGAACTTCGGGAAACTATACCTGGTTTGGAGGAAAGTTACAAACACATGAAGCATTAAAAAAAGTAGGCGCCATCATCGAAAGACCCAACTTTTACCCGTACATGACTGCCGAAGAAAACCTGAAACTGGTTTGTAAAATAAAAAGCATCAATTACTCTAAAATCAGTGAAAAGCTTGACCTAGTTGGACTCTCCGAGAGAAAAGACAGCAAGTTCAGCACCTTTTCTTTGGGAATGAAACAGCGTCTGGCTATTGCTTCGGCACTCTTAAATGATCCGGAAATTTTAATTTTAGACGAACCTACAAACGGTTTAGATCCACAGGGAATTCATCAGATCAGGGATATAATTAGAAAGATTGCATCACAAGGGACTACTATTTTACTGGCCTCTCACCTATTGGACGAAGTAGAAAAAGTATGTTCGCATGTAGTTGTTTTACGCAAAGGAGAAATTTTATACTCTGGTTCAGTAGATGGAATGTCAGCCAATGAAGGTTTCTTTGAACTTCAGTCTGAGGATAATCTGGCGTTGAAAACCATATTAGGAACACATCCGGCAGTTGAAAAAATCACAGAAGAAGACGGCAAAATCCTGGTCTATCTCCACTCTGATTTATCCGCTTCTGAACTCAATCATTTTCTGTTTTCTAAAAATATCGCTTTGAGCCATCTGGTAAAACGCAAAAACAGTTTAGAAGCGCAATTTTTAGAATTAACCAAGAACGCCATTATCCAAAACAACTAA
- a CDS encoding metallophosphoesterase, with protein sequence MKLFLDNHFIAKIKTCSLAIAVLLLTYSCATHKAQYGKNVSANETENATDTIKIAHTFYLVGDAGNADEEKAQQTLELLHQKLKKASKKSTLLFLGDNIYPKGFPANNEGPEKALAETKLTNQLKLTEGFKGKTIVIPGNHDWYNGIKGLELQAEFVTKYLNDKKAFLPRKSCAIEAVKIDSTTALVTIDSEWFLEDWNNHPTINDNCDIKTREDFFDELESVLNKNQEKTVILAIHHPLMSNGSHGGQYSLEKQLFPLEQKIPLPVIGSFINLLRKTTGASPQDIQNKQYTAYAKRIKTLLQKQKNVIVVSGHDHNLQYVNKENIKQIISGAGSKSEAARAINSNDFSYGGNGYATLTLFKSGDAKVSFFGNENNHEKLLFEQEIIKAKEINWAADIPNNFPPKITTSIYSQKMTQKSLFHKFLFGNHYRKYYSLPIEAKTATLDTLMGGLKPIREGGGHQSKSLRVSDPKGREYVMRAMKKSATQFLQSVAFKDQYIVNDFENTYAENFLLDFYTTSHPYTPFAVGNLADRIGLAHSNPILYYIPKQNTLKEFNSNFGDELYMVEERPADNHLEGKNFGNPTNIISTSDMMKNLHKDEKYTVDENEYIKARLFDMLIGDWDRHDDQWRWGEYKKEGKVIYKPIPRDRDQAFSKYDGTLLSLLMNIPALRHMRTFKDKIDNVKWLNREPYPLDLAFLRTAEEKDWIAQAKYIQENLTDADIDNAFKSLPKEVQDETIKDIQQKLKSRKKDLQKYASEYFDVLSHTVMIAGTDKKDKFVIRHSAKKTLEIQVFRVKKEGDELIYTKTVTDAKTSNLWIYGLDDNDTFQVTGNEKSKIKIRLIGGQNNDTYNIENGKRVIVYDFKSKQNTYNLDSKTGTQLTDDYDVNLYNYEKPKYNVISGLPNMGYNPDDGVKLGFNLNYTINNFKQNPYTQKHVLNGFYYFATEGFELNYAAHFPGLLGKWVIDVESQYTTPNFTVNYFGYGNETVNNTEQFGMDYNRVRIQKFNVSAAIRHVGRYGSEFSIQPMFQQMRVEETKNRFIDIPNIINPEIFQSQTFGGAKIKYHFKNSDFAAKPTLGVTFMISAAWLANLNETKQNFPTLESLLGFTHKIDSNGKLVLATLLKGKAILNNNYEFYQGAALGGDTDLRGYRNERFLGSSYFSQSTDLRLSIGKIQKTIAPLTYGILGGFDYGRIWLDGENSRKWHQDYGGGLWLNAINVLTARITYFKSPDETGRVIFGAAYSF encoded by the coding sequence ATGAAATTGTTTTTGGATAATCATTTTATTGCGAAAATTAAAACCTGTTCTTTGGCAATAGCTGTCTTACTGCTCACCTATTCCTGTGCGACTCATAAAGCACAATATGGCAAAAATGTCAGTGCTAACGAAACGGAAAACGCAACAGATACCATAAAAATTGCACACACTTTTTATTTAGTGGGTGATGCCGGAAACGCCGACGAAGAAAAAGCACAACAAACTCTTGAACTACTGCATCAAAAGCTAAAAAAAGCGAGTAAAAAATCGACCTTACTTTTTTTAGGAGATAATATCTATCCGAAAGGTTTTCCTGCCAATAATGAAGGACCGGAAAAGGCTTTGGCCGAAACGAAACTGACCAATCAATTAAAACTTACCGAAGGATTTAAAGGAAAAACGATTGTCATTCCCGGAAACCACGATTGGTACAATGGTATCAAAGGTCTTGAACTTCAGGCTGAATTTGTTACTAAATATTTAAACGATAAAAAAGCCTTTTTACCCCGAAAAAGCTGTGCCATAGAAGCTGTTAAAATAGACAGCACAACTGCTTTAGTAACGATTGACAGTGAATGGTTTCTGGAAGACTGGAACAACCACCCTACTATAAATGACAATTGTGATATTAAAACCAGAGAAGATTTCTTTGACGAACTGGAAAGTGTTCTTAATAAAAATCAGGAGAAAACGGTCATTCTTGCCATACATCATCCCCTCATGAGCAACGGATCTCATGGCGGTCAATATTCGTTGGAAAAACAACTGTTCCCTCTAGAGCAAAAAATTCCGCTTCCGGTAATTGGCTCCTTTATTAATTTACTGCGAAAAACTACAGGTGCCAGTCCGCAAGACATTCAAAACAAACAATATACTGCTTATGCCAAGCGCATTAAAACGCTGCTGCAAAAACAAAAAAATGTGATTGTCGTTTCCGGCCACGATCATAATCTGCAGTATGTAAACAAGGAAAATATTAAACAGATTATTAGCGGTGCGGGATCAAAATCTGAAGCTGCAAGGGCAATTAATTCAAATGATTTCTCTTATGGAGGAAACGGTTATGCCACCTTAACTTTATTCAAAAGCGGAGATGCGAAAGTTTCTTTCTTCGGAAATGAAAACAACCATGAAAAGCTACTTTTTGAGCAGGAAATTATAAAGGCTAAAGAAATCAACTGGGCTGCTGATATTCCGAATAATTTCCCTCCTAAAATTACAACTTCTATCTATTCTCAAAAAATGACTCAGAAAAGTCTGTTTCATAAATTTCTTTTCGGAAACCACTATAGAAAATATTACAGCTTACCCATTGAGGCTAAAACCGCAACTTTAGACACTTTAATGGGAGGTCTGAAACCTATTCGTGAAGGTGGCGGACACCAGTCTAAATCTTTAAGAGTATCTGATCCTAAAGGCCGTGAATATGTGATGCGTGCTATGAAAAAAAGCGCTACACAATTTTTACAATCTGTAGCTTTTAAAGATCAGTACATTGTTAATGATTTTGAAAACACCTATGCAGAGAATTTCTTACTGGACTTTTATACTACTTCACATCCCTATACTCCCTTTGCGGTGGGCAATCTTGCCGATAGAATAGGGCTGGCGCACAGCAACCCTATTTTATACTACATTCCGAAGCAAAATACTTTAAAGGAATTCAATTCGAATTTTGGAGATGAGTTATACATGGTTGAGGAAAGACCTGCCGACAATCATCTGGAAGGGAAGAATTTTGGAAATCCAACCAATATTATCAGCACATCGGACATGATGAAAAACCTTCATAAAGATGAAAAATATACCGTTGACGAAAACGAATACATAAAAGCCCGTTTGTTTGACATGCTTATTGGCGATTGGGACCGACATGACGACCAATGGCGTTGGGGAGAATATAAAAAAGAGGGAAAGGTCATTTACAAACCTATTCCCAGAGATCGCGATCAGGCTTTTTCGAAATATGACGGAACTTTGCTTTCGCTGTTAATGAACATTCCCGCACTTCGCCACATGCGTACTTTTAAAGACAAAATCGACAATGTAAAATGGCTTAACAGAGAACCTTACCCGCTTGATCTGGCCTTTTTAAGAACTGCAGAAGAAAAAGACTGGATTGCTCAGGCAAAATACATTCAGGAAAACTTAACCGATGCTGACATTGACAATGCTTTTAAAAGTTTACCAAAAGAGGTTCAGGACGAGACGATTAAAGACATTCAACAGAAATTGAAAAGCAGAAAAAAAGACCTTCAAAAATATGCTTCAGAATACTTTGACGTTTTGAGTCATACTGTAATGATCGCCGGAACAGATAAAAAAGATAAGTTTGTAATTCGCCATAGCGCCAAAAAAACACTCGAAATTCAGGTTTTCAGGGTTAAAAAAGAGGGCGACGAATTAATATACACTAAAACCGTTACCGACGCTAAAACTTCCAACTTATGGATTTACGGTTTAGATGATAATGATACTTTCCAGGTAACCGGCAATGAAAAATCGAAGATAAAAATTCGCTTAATTGGCGGACAAAACAATGATACGTATAACATTGAAAACGGAAAAAGAGTGATCGTTTATGATTTTAAATCAAAACAAAACACCTATAATCTGGATTCAAAAACCGGAACTCAACTAACAGATGACTACGACGTTAACCTTTACAATTACGAAAAGCCAAAATATAATGTGATTTCAGGACTTCCAAATATGGGTTACAATCCTGACGATGGTGTAAAGCTCGGTTTTAATCTAAATTATACCATAAACAATTTCAAACAAAACCCTTACACCCAAAAACATGTATTAAACGGTTTTTATTATTTCGCAACGGAAGGTTTCGAATTGAATTATGCAGCACATTTTCCGGGCTTGCTTGGCAAGTGGGTTATTGACGTTGAATCGCAATATACAACTCCAAATTTTACAGTGAATTATTTCGGATATGGGAATGAAACGGTCAATAATACAGAGCAATTCGGAATGGATTACAACCGCGTTCGCATTCAGAAGTTTAATGTTTCAGCGGCCATCAGACATGTTGGACGATATGGAAGCGAGTTTAGCATCCAGCCCATGTTTCAACAAATGAGAGTAGAAGAAACTAAAAACCGATTTATTGATATTCCAAACATCATTAATCCGGAGATTTTTCAAAGTCAGACCTTTGGTGGTGCGAAAATCAAGTACCATTTCAAAAACTCCGACTTTGCTGCGAAACCTACTTTGGGAGTTACTTTCATGATCTCGGCAGCGTGGTTAGCAAATCTAAATGAAACCAAACAAAACTTCCCGACTCTTGAAAGCCTTTTAGGATTTACCCATAAAATTGATTCTAACGGAAAGCTGGTTTTAGCAACACTTTTAAAAGGAAAAGCGATCCTAAATAACAATTACGAATTTTATCAGGGTGCAGCTTTAGGAGGCGATACTGACTTACGCGGTTATCGAAATGAACGCTTTCTGGGAAGTTCTTATTTTTCTCAAAGTACTGATTTACGCCTTAGCATCGGTAAAATTCAAAAAACAATTGCTCCGTTAACGTACGGAATACTGGGTGGTTTTGACTATGGAAGAATTTGGCTTGACGGTGAAAATTCCCGAAAATGGCATCAGGATTATGGCGGCGGACTTTGGCTGAACGCCATCAATGTGCTAACCGCAAGAATTACTTATTTCAAATCTCCTGACGAAACCGGAAGAGTCATTTTTGGAGCGGCTTATAGTTTCTAG
- a CDS encoding SdiA-regulated domain-containing protein → MKKFFLLGASIALLACQQQSNPNLKTLYALPKKLKEVSGITYFPETNLIYAVEDSGNKNEIYAIKSDGKIARSIVVSNATNVDWEDITKDKSGNVYIGDFGNNDNERKDLCIYKVNKNQLNKDSAVAEYKVSFSYPEQTEFPPKKKEMFYDVEGFFEHGNYFYLFTKNRSKNFDGTAFIYKILNAPGTQKATKIGEFKTCDNYNHCVLTSATISPDGKKVALLSHDKIVLFKRYKNDLFHKGSQTEIKLDHFSQKEAIVFKDNNTLLIADEKANKTGGNVYEFKLK, encoded by the coding sequence ATGAAAAAGTTTTTTTTACTTGGGGCTTCTATAGCCTTACTGGCTTGTCAGCAACAATCCAATCCAAATTTAAAAACGTTATACGCACTTCCGAAGAAGCTAAAAGAAGTTTCTGGAATTACGTATTTTCCTGAAACGAATTTAATTTATGCGGTAGAAGACAGTGGTAATAAAAATGAAATTTATGCGATAAAATCAGATGGGAAGATTGCCCGATCGATTGTTGTTTCAAATGCGACTAATGTAGATTGGGAAGATATTACCAAAGACAAAAGCGGGAATGTTTATATAGGAGATTTTGGAAATAACGACAACGAGCGTAAAGATTTGTGTATTTATAAAGTCAATAAGAATCAGTTGAATAAAGATTCAGCAGTGGCAGAGTATAAGGTTTCATTTTCCTATCCGGAACAAACGGAATTTCCTCCGAAGAAAAAGGAAATGTTCTATGATGTAGAAGGCTTTTTTGAACACGGGAATTATTTTTATCTGTTTACCAAAAACCGTAGTAAGAATTTCGATGGAACGGCCTTTATTTATAAAATTTTAAATGCTCCGGGAACTCAGAAAGCGACTAAAATAGGGGAGTTTAAGACTTGCGATAATTACAATCATTGTGTTTTAACAAGTGCAACTATTAGCCCTGATGGTAAAAAAGTAGCTTTGCTGAGTCATGATAAAATCGTTTTGTTTAAACGGTATAAAAATGATTTGTTTCATAAAGGATCGCAAACGGAAATTAAATTGGATCACTTTTCGCAAAAAGAAGCTATCGTTTTTAAAGACAACAACACTTTGCTGATTGCCGATGAGAAGGCAAACAAGACTGGTGGGAATGTTTATGAGTTTAAGCTAAAATAA